The Ancylothrix sp. D3o genome window below encodes:
- a CDS encoding type I restriction-modification system subunit M, with product MNATTDIVQKLWSLCHVLRDDGITYLQYVTELTYLLFLKMAQETGVEDQLPQGMRWADLTAKEGIEQLTFYRSLLLELGSKASSLRVQAIFANAQTALKQPRILSKLVESIDKLDWYSAKEEGLGDLYEGLLEKNASEKKSGAGQYFTPRPLIDCMVSLIKPQAGELIQDPAAGTGGFLIAADRYIKQHTDDLFTLSEADQVFQRQQAFYGMELVQDAHRLLLMNMILHGIEGEVTLGDTLSPDGQRLAKAKVILTNPPFGTKKGGGSPTRDDFTFPTSNKQLVFLQHVYRSLLPEGRAAVVLPDNVLFEDGQGRNVRADLMDKCNLHTILRLPTGIFYAQGVKTNVLFFQRGTTEKGNTKEVWVYDLRTNMPSFGKRIPLTREHFNEFELAYGDDPNGKSPRVDQGETGRWRCFTREEIAKRGNNLDISWLRDESLQSGDGLPEPDAIAAEIMLRLQTAMEEMEALSGLLENEEII from the coding sequence GTGAACGCAACGACCGATATTGTCCAAAAACTCTGGAGCCTGTGCCACGTCCTGCGGGATGACGGCATCACCTACCTGCAATACGTCACCGAACTGACTTACCTGCTGTTTCTCAAGATGGCGCAGGAGACGGGGGTGGAAGACCAATTGCCCCAAGGGATGCGCTGGGCAGATTTGACGGCGAAAGAGGGGATAGAACAATTGACATTCTATCGCTCTCTGCTGCTGGAATTGGGTTCTAAAGCCTCATCGCTACGGGTGCAGGCGATTTTTGCTAATGCTCAAACGGCGCTGAAACAACCGCGTATTTTAAGTAAGCTGGTCGAAAGTATTGATAAGTTGGACTGGTACTCTGCCAAGGAGGAAGGGTTAGGCGACCTCTATGAGGGGCTATTAGAGAAGAATGCCAGTGAGAAGAAGTCCGGGGCAGGGCAGTATTTTACGCCGCGTCCGCTGATTGACTGCATGGTGTCCTTGATTAAACCGCAAGCGGGGGAACTAATCCAAGACCCAGCGGCGGGAACGGGGGGCTTTTTGATTGCGGCTGACCGCTATATTAAACAGCACACGGATGATTTGTTTACCCTGTCGGAAGCTGACCAGGTGTTTCAACGGCAGCAGGCGTTTTATGGCATGGAGTTGGTGCAGGATGCCCACCGCTTGTTGTTGATGAATATGATACTGCACGGGATTGAGGGGGAGGTGACGTTGGGGGATACTCTCTCACCGGATGGGCAGCGGTTGGCGAAGGCTAAGGTGATTTTGACGAATCCGCCTTTTGGTACGAAGAAAGGGGGTGGCAGTCCGACGCGGGATGATTTTACCTTTCCCACCTCGAACAAGCAGTTGGTATTTTTGCAGCACGTTTATCGCAGTCTGCTACCGGAAGGACGGGCGGCGGTGGTGTTACCGGATAATGTATTGTTTGAGGATGGGCAGGGGCGCAATGTCCGCGCTGACTTGATGGATAAGTGCAACCTGCATACGATTTTGCGGCTACCTACGGGGATTTTCTACGCCCAAGGGGTCAAGACGAACGTGCTGTTTTTCCAGCGGGGGACGACGGAGAAGGGCAATACTAAGGAAGTGTGGGTGTATGACCTGCGGACGAATATGCCCAGTTTCGGGAAGCGGATACCCCTGACGCGGGAGCATTTTAATGAGTTTGAGTTGGCGTATGGGGATGACCCGAATGGGAAGAGTCCGCGTGTTGACCAAGGGGAAACGGGGCGCTGGCGCTGTTTTACTCGTGAGGAGATTGCCAAGCGGGGGAATAATCTCGATATTTCCTGGTTAAGGGATGAGAGTTTGCAGTCGGGAGATGGTTTGCCGGAACCGGATGCGATCGCGGCTGAGATTATGCTGAGGTTGCAGACGGCGATGGAGGAGATGGAGGCGCTGTCTGGATTGTTGGAGAATGAGGAAATCATTTAA
- a CDS encoding ATP-binding protein — translation MFMDLQRFFNSCNPSSTLVLSNPEDKPYYIDFASVRGGKIIEALKRTITRLTPNQPTCQLFTGHIGCGKSTELSRLKTELEEEGFHTVYFESTEDLDETDLDVTDIMLAIARQVLASLQSSQIGLNPQGFKAFLSSMWEILQTPVEVSVEGQIFGNKIKGSTEGNLEFSLLGDLAKITAKTKDSPDLRRKLRQHLEPQTNKILQLLNDEILKEATNLLKQRGKKGLVVIIDNLDRVENRRTASGKMLPEYLFIDRGEQLRKLKCHLVYTIPLALIFSNDGETLKNRLGGGINPKVLPMVPVQYRDGSEHREGMALLRQMVMARAFPELPEIERLKLITEVFDTPETLNRLCCASGGHARELLGILHRCLQEEDPPITKTVLETAIRENRDRLSLSVDNQEWELIFQVARDQQVRGDGEYQALLRSLFVFEYCDNKGKWFGINPLLAETEKFKLWQQQNS, via the coding sequence ATATTTATGGATTTACAAAGGTTTTTCAACTCCTGTAACCCCAGTTCCACCCTTGTACTGAGTAACCCTGAAGACAAACCCTACTATATTGATTTTGCAAGCGTGCGGGGAGGGAAAATCATCGAAGCCCTCAAACGAACAATTACCCGCCTCACCCCTAACCAACCCACCTGTCAACTATTTACTGGACATATAGGTTGCGGTAAATCTACTGAACTATCGCGGCTAAAAACTGAATTAGAAGAAGAAGGGTTTCACACTGTTTACTTTGAATCTACAGAAGATTTAGACGAAACAGATCTCGACGTTACTGACATTATGTTGGCAATTGCTCGTCAGGTTCTCGCCAGCTTACAATCAAGCCAGATTGGATTGAACCCTCAAGGTTTTAAAGCCTTTCTATCATCAATGTGGGAAATCTTGCAAACTCCTGTAGAAGTTTCGGTTGAAGGCCAAATTTTTGGTAATAAAATCAAGGGAAGTACAGAAGGAAATTTAGAGTTTTCTCTTTTGGGAGACCTAGCAAAAATAACTGCTAAAACTAAAGATAGTCCTGATTTGCGGCGCAAACTGCGACAACATTTAGAGCCGCAAACAAATAAAATTTTGCAGTTGCTTAATGATGAAATTTTAAAAGAAGCAACTAATTTGCTTAAACAACGCGGGAAAAAAGGGTTAGTCGTGATTATTGACAACCTAGATCGAGTGGAAAATCGACGAACTGCATCAGGAAAGATGTTACCCGAATATCTGTTTATTGACCGAGGCGAACAGTTGCGTAAACTGAAATGCCATTTAGTTTATACAATCCCCCTTGCACTCATTTTTTCTAATGATGGCGAAACTTTAAAAAATCGTTTAGGCGGAGGTATTAACCCCAAAGTTTTACCAATGGTGCCGGTGCAGTACAGAGATGGTTCTGAACACAGGGAAGGGATGGCATTATTGCGCCAAATGGTGATGGCAAGAGCATTTCCAGAACTTCCAGAAATTGAACGCTTAAAACTTATTACAGAAGTTTTTGATACCCCAGAAACTTTAAACCGACTATGTTGCGCTAGTGGTGGCCACGCAAGGGAGTTGCTAGGGATACTCCACCGCTGCTTGCAAGAAGAAGATCCGCCAATTACAAAAACTGTTCTTGAAACAGCAATTCGAGAAAATCGAGATCGGCTGTCTTTGTCAGTGGATAATCAAGAATGGGAATTGATTTTTCAAGTAGCAAGAGACCAGCAAGTAAGAGGAGATGGAGAATATCAAGCTTTGTTACGAAGTTTGTTTGTCTTTGAATATTGTGATAACAAAGGAAAGTGGTTTGGCATTAACCCACTTTTAGCAGAAACAGAGAAATTTAAACTTTGGCAGCAGCAAAACAGTTAA
- a CDS encoding DUF3800 domain-containing protein — translation MAALELGNSQQSIKKEFALFLDESGSPKPNPKDQAPYFAVGGVLVERKDELVIEQAVSDFKARWSPQIDQDTPLHGSEIRSKKKNFAWLGKLPQDEYAKFMGDLTTTIVSCPITVHACVTSRQGYINRYLTKYGQGTWEMMRSAFSIVIERAAKYAATQNGSVMVYFEKAGKNEDKLITSYFNDLRSQGHPFDQSTSSKYSPLGASQLSQLLRGIEGKTKNNAILQIADLCLYPTANSKNEQPNLAFSALNQSNRIVDNCLLPNQIEEVGIKYYCFDNV, via the coding sequence ATGGCTGCTCTGGAATTAGGAAACAGTCAACAGTCGATTAAAAAAGAATTTGCCTTATTCCTCGATGAAAGCGGAAGCCCTAAACCTAATCCTAAAGATCAAGCTCCTTATTTCGCTGTTGGGGGTGTTTTAGTTGAAAGAAAAGACGAACTTGTAATAGAACAAGCTGTTTCAGATTTTAAGGCACGTTGGAGTCCACAAATTGATCAAGATACCCCACTGCATGGTAGCGAGATACGTTCAAAGAAAAAGAATTTTGCTTGGTTAGGTAAACTCCCTCAAGACGAATACGCGAAATTCATGGGTGACCTGACAACGACAATTGTTAGTTGTCCTATTACTGTTCATGCCTGCGTTACTTCACGCCAAGGTTATATAAATCGATACCTAACTAAATATGGCCAGGGAACTTGGGAAATGATGAGAAGCGCTTTTTCAATAGTGATAGAACGTGCTGCTAAGTATGCAGCTACTCAAAATGGTAGCGTGATGGTTTATTTTGAAAAAGCAGGAAAGAATGAAGACAAGCTAATTACCTCTTACTTTAATGATTTGCGTTCACAAGGACATCCATTTGATCAAAGCACATCAAGTAAATATTCGCCTCTTGGTGCTAGTCAGCTTTCTCAACTTCTACGAGGTATAGAAGGAAAAACAAAGAATAACGCCATACTTCAAATAGCCGATTTATGCCTGTATCCTACAGCAAATAGCAAAAATGAGCAACCTAATCTTGCTTTTTCTGCTCTCAATCAATCCAATCGAATTGTTGATAATTGCCTTCTTCCTAATCAAATTGAAGAAGTAGGAATAAAATACTACTGTTTTGATAACGTCTAA
- a CDS encoding HigA family addiction module antitoxin — protein MSNAIQNQYKPDYVSPPGETLEEILEEREMTQAELAERMGRPKKTISEIIKGKAAITPETALQLERVLGVPASFWNNRERLYREALARAEEQQRLASQVDWLKRIPVKPMIEFEWIRCCEDKVEQLREVLNFFAVASPERWEEVWCNTSVDFRKSPAFQSDPGAVAAWLRRGEVEAAEIDCAGYDANRFKETLQQVRALTVKAPEIFQPEVVRLCAEVGVAVVFVPQLPKTRICGATRWLNPNKALIQLSLRYKTDDHLWFSFFHEAGHILLHGKRDVFLEDNAAEDAHRQDKEQEANTFAANILIPPNEWQRFLNSSQKRSKDGIREFAAQIGIAPGIVVGRLQHDGVLPVTHCNELKCRLEWA, from the coding sequence ATGAGTAATGCTATCCAAAATCAGTACAAACCAGATTACGTTTCCCCCCCAGGCGAGACACTTGAAGAGATTTTAGAAGAAAGAGAAATGACCCAAGCCGAACTGGCGGAACGCATGGGTAGGCCAAAAAAAACCATTAGTGAAATTATTAAAGGTAAAGCAGCGATTACCCCTGAAACTGCATTGCAATTAGAGCGGGTGTTGGGTGTTCCGGCTAGTTTTTGGAACAACCGGGAACGACTTTATCGGGAAGCTTTGGCAAGGGCAGAAGAACAACAGCGTTTGGCATCGCAAGTAGATTGGCTCAAACGAATTCCTGTTAAACCCATGATTGAGTTTGAATGGATTAGGTGCTGTGAAGATAAGGTTGAGCAACTGCGAGAAGTGCTAAATTTTTTCGCCGTCGCCTCCCCTGAACGGTGGGAGGAGGTATGGTGTAATACTTCAGTAGATTTTCGCAAATCTCCAGCTTTTCAAAGTGACCCCGGTGCGGTGGCGGCTTGGCTGCGTCGGGGAGAAGTGGAAGCGGCTGAGATTGACTGTGCTGGCTATGATGCCAACAGATTTAAAGAGACACTGCAACAAGTTCGTGCTTTGACTGTAAAAGCACCGGAGATTTTCCAGCCGGAAGTGGTGCGGTTGTGTGCTGAAGTTGGGGTAGCTGTGGTGTTTGTGCCGCAACTCCCCAAGACACGGATTTGTGGTGCAACGCGCTGGTTAAATCCTAATAAAGCGTTAATTCAACTGAGTTTACGCTACAAAACTGATGACCATCTGTGGTTCTCTTTCTTTCACGAAGCTGGCCATATTCTGTTGCATGGCAAGCGGGATGTGTTCCTAGAGGATAATGCTGCTGAGGATGCCCACAGACAAGACAAGGAACAAGAGGCAAATACATTCGCGGCTAATATACTAATACCCCCCAATGAGTGGCAACGATTCCTTAATTCCAGCCAAAAAAGGAGTAAAGACGGTATCAGGGAGTTTGCTGCCCAAATTGGTATTGCACCGGGGATTGTGGTGGGTAGACTTCAGCATGATGGAGTTTTACCAGTAACCCACTGTAATGAACTGAAGTGCCGATTGGAATGGGCATAA
- the hsdR gene encoding type I restriction-modification system endonuclease, whose amino-acid sequence MSQDNTLNSPNFAFLKVHEPLLVSLGTLAEQYFATDPVTCLMKLRQFGEVLGQLVAANAGLYKSDTDESQIELLNRLRDKGFLPGQINQFFHELRRAGNDANHALSGDHRAALSNLKLARELGIWFHKSFGRDTNFKAGAFIPPPDPVRETEALKQELERLRQEANESRSAVEMALAKAAEEAELRQLAEQLLQDAEAEAKEALNRLTQLQASAVSQPPEVLQKTISQAQQAEKEVVLDEAETRRLIDNQLRAGGWEVDSEELTYANGTRPQKGRNLAIAEYPTADGRADYALFVGLQVVAVVEAKRRSTDVSGAIDQAKRYSRGYQIKGNETLPDGSSWGEFKVPFVFATNGREFLEQLRTKSGIWFCDLRRPENLRRPLQSWYSPQGLLDLLEQNIEEAHRKLAQEEFNYNFTLREYQKKAIQKVEAALASDQRQLLVAMATGTGKTKTCIALVYRLLKTKRFRRVLFLVDRTALGEQAANAFKDTRMESLQTFSDIFEIKELGERDIDSDTKVHIATVQSFVKRLLYPSDETTILTVDQYDCIVVDECHRGYLLDQELSETELTFRDFNEYISKYRRVLDYFDAVKIGLTATPALHTTQIFGEPVYTYSYREAVIDGWLIDHEPPYRIRTALSEDGIVWNPGDQMEFFDPKTGQLDLVHAPDTVRIDVEQFNKRVVTEEFNRVVCEYLAENIDPALPGKTLIFCVNTDHADIVVDQLKKALEKQYGSVEDDAVLKITGNADKPLQLIRRFKNEVNPKIAVTVDLLTTGIDVPEICNVVFMRRVNSRILYEQMLGRATRLCDEIGKEVFRVFDAVDIYTAISKVSEMKPVVNKPDFSFSQLIDELGTVQDSAAIASIIDELLAKLQRKKRSLSDDSKEAIETLAGMPVEGMVSYLRESSPSEAAQWLRERREIAQMLDRRDGGMKTVLISRHQDVLRSVERGYGDAERPQDYLDSFSAFLRENLNKIPALLVVTQRPRDLTRAQLKELRLLLDAAGFSETNLQVAWREMTNEDIAASIIGFIRQAALGDALVPYEQRVDKAIAKMLASQPWNVPQRKWLERIGKQLKVETIVDKEALDKGEFKTQGGGFVRLNKTFDGQLEEVLRQVNNNIWENVS is encoded by the coding sequence ATGTCACAGGATAACACGCTCAATTCACCCAACTTTGCTTTCCTAAAGGTTCACGAACCACTGTTAGTAAGCTTAGGGACGCTGGCAGAGCAATACTTTGCCACTGACCCAGTAACCTGTTTGATGAAACTGCGTCAGTTTGGGGAAGTCTTGGGGCAGTTGGTCGCCGCCAATGCTGGTCTTTACAAGAGTGACACCGACGAATCCCAAATTGAGTTACTTAACCGCTTACGGGATAAGGGCTTTCTTCCTGGTCAGATTAACCAATTCTTCCACGAGTTACGCCGAGCGGGAAATGATGCCAACCACGCCCTATCGGGCGACCATCGCGCAGCATTAAGTAACTTAAAGTTGGCCAGGGAACTGGGTATCTGGTTTCACAAGAGTTTTGGTAGGGATACGAACTTTAAAGCTGGGGCGTTTATTCCACCACCTGACCCCGTGAGGGAAACCGAGGCACTCAAGCAGGAGTTAGAACGGCTGCGGCAGGAAGCCAACGAAAGCCGTTCGGCTGTGGAAATGGCGTTAGCGAAAGCAGCAGAGGAAGCCGAACTGAGACAGTTAGCCGAACAGTTGCTGCAAGACGCTGAAGCAGAAGCCAAAGAAGCCTTAAACCGTCTGACTCAACTGCAAGCGAGTGCTGTTAGTCAGCCCCCTGAAGTTCTACAAAAAACCATTAGCCAAGCACAGCAGGCGGAGAAGGAAGTTGTTCTGGATGAGGCAGAGACGCGGCGCTTAATTGATAATCAGTTGAGGGCAGGGGGTTGGGAGGTAGACTCAGAGGAACTTACCTATGCTAACGGCACCCGTCCTCAAAAGGGGAGAAACTTAGCGATCGCAGAATATCCCACAGCCGATGGACGTGCTGATTATGCGTTGTTTGTGGGATTGCAAGTTGTGGCGGTTGTGGAAGCCAAGCGCAGGAGTACAGACGTTTCCGGTGCAATTGACCAGGCGAAGCGTTACAGTCGGGGCTATCAAATCAAGGGGAACGAAACTTTACCAGATGGCAGTTCTTGGGGTGAGTTTAAAGTGCCGTTTGTGTTTGCGACGAATGGCAGGGAGTTTTTAGAGCAACTGCGGACGAAAAGCGGGATTTGGTTTTGTGACTTGCGCCGTCCTGAAAACTTGCGCCGTCCTTTACAAAGTTGGTATTCTCCCCAAGGGTTGCTCGATTTACTCGAACAAAACATTGAGGAAGCGCATCGGAAGCTGGCTCAAGAAGAGTTTAACTACAACTTCACGCTGCGGGAGTATCAGAAAAAGGCAATTCAGAAGGTTGAGGCAGCACTTGCCTCGGATCAGCGGCAACTCTTGGTGGCGATGGCGACGGGGACGGGAAAAACCAAAACCTGCATTGCCCTGGTTTATCGGCTGTTGAAGACTAAGCGCTTTCGTCGGGTGCTGTTTTTGGTAGACCGCACGGCACTGGGGGAACAGGCTGCGAATGCGTTTAAAGATACTCGGATGGAGAGTCTTCAGACATTTTCCGATATTTTTGAGATTAAGGAATTGGGAGAGCGGGACATTGACAGCGATACTAAAGTTCATATCGCTACTGTCCAAAGCTTTGTCAAACGGCTGCTTTATCCCTCAGATGAAACGACTATCCTAACCGTTGACCAGTATGACTGCATTGTGGTGGATGAGTGCCATCGGGGGTATTTGCTCGACCAAGAGTTGAGCGAAACAGAATTAACGTTTCGGGACTTTAACGAGTACATCTCTAAGTATCGACGGGTGCTGGATTACTTCGATGCGGTGAAGATTGGTCTGACAGCAACTCCAGCGCTGCACACAACGCAAATCTTTGGAGAACCTGTTTATACCTACAGCTATCGGGAAGCGGTGATTGATGGCTGGTTGATTGACCACGAACCACCGTATCGGATTAGGACTGCCCTTTCTGAAGATGGTATTGTCTGGAACCCAGGCGACCAGATGGAGTTTTTTGACCCCAAAACAGGGCAGCTAGATTTAGTTCACGCACCAGATACTGTCCGCATTGATGTTGAGCAGTTTAATAAGCGGGTGGTTACAGAAGAATTTAACCGAGTGGTTTGTGAGTATTTGGCTGAAAATATTGACCCCGCGTTACCTGGAAAAACGCTGATTTTCTGCGTTAATACCGATCATGCCGATATTGTTGTAGACCAATTGAAAAAGGCTTTAGAAAAACAGTATGGTAGCGTCGAGGATGACGCGGTGCTGAAGATTACAGGGAATGCAGATAAGCCGTTGCAGTTAATTCGTCGCTTTAAAAATGAGGTCAATCCCAAGATTGCGGTGACGGTAGATTTGTTGACGACGGGGATTGATGTCCCAGAAATCTGCAACGTGGTGTTTATGCGGCGGGTGAATTCCCGGATACTTTACGAACAGATGTTAGGGCGGGCGACTCGCCTGTGTGATGAGATTGGTAAAGAGGTGTTTCGGGTGTTTGATGCGGTAGATATCTATACCGCCATCTCAAAGGTGTCCGAAATGAAGCCTGTGGTCAATAAGCCCGATTTTTCTTTTAGCCAGTTGATTGATGAGTTGGGGACGGTGCAAGATTCGGCAGCGATCGCAAGTATTATTGATGAGCTATTAGCGAAGTTGCAGCGCAAAAAGCGATCACTCTCGGATGACAGCAAAGAGGCGATTGAAACGCTGGCGGGAATGCCTGTTGAGGGCATGGTAAGCTATTTACGCGAATCTAGCCCCAGTGAGGCGGCGCAGTGGTTGCGGGAGAGGAGAGAGATTGCCCAAATGTTAGACCGACGCGATGGCGGGATGAAAACTGTCCTTATCTCTCGCCATCAGGATGTGTTGAGGAGTGTAGAACGAGGGTATGGGGATGCCGAACGACCGCAGGATTATTTGGATAGCTTTAGTGCCTTTTTGCGGGAGAATTTGAATAAGATTCCGGCGCTGCTGGTGGTGACTCAGCGACCCCGCGACTTGACGAGGGCGCAACTTAAGGAACTGCGTCTGTTGTTGGATGCGGCGGGGTTCTCGGAAACTAACCTGCAAGTGGCGTGGCGGGAGATGACAAATGAGGACATTGCTGCTTCGATTATCGGGTTTATCCGGCAGGCGGCGTTGGGGGATGCGTTGGTGCCATACGAGCAACGGGTAGATAAGGCGATCGCTAAGATGTTAGCTAGTCAACCTTGGAATGTTCCGCAGCGTAAATGGTTGGAGCGAATTGGCAAGCAGTTAAAGGTGGAAACGATTGTAGACAAAGAAGCTTTAGATAAGGGGGAATTTAAGACTCAAGGGGGCGGGTTTGTGAGGTTGAATAAAACCTTTGATGGACAGCTAGAAGAAGTTTTGCGACAAGTTAATAATAATATTTGGGAAAATGTCAGTTAA
- a CDS encoding DUF3387 domain-containing protein: protein MVKRLLRQYGYPPDMQALATELVLEQAKVFTEFVVN from the coding sequence ATGGTAAAACGTTTACTGCGTCAATATGGTTATCCCCCAGATATGCAGGCATTGGCGACTGAGTTAGTTTTAGAACAAGCAAAAGTATTCACCGAGTTTGTGGTTAATTAA
- a CDS encoding restriction endonuclease subunit S, translated as MFNENTNLPDGWVLTTLGQLGEWSSGGTPSRSHSEYYGGDIPWIKTGNLPDGLIEEIDENITWEGLANSSAKVFPKNSLIVAMYGATIGKLGILKESAATNQACAALVSKSLTTEIIPYVFYYLLNRREHLRSIGQGGAQPNISQTVLKEYPCPLPPLNEQRRIVAKIEALKARSQRVKEELEAIPTLLDQFRQSVLAAAFRGDLTADWREKNPDVEPASELLKRIQEGTSKGKTKKRVDNALPDPFELPDEWLWVSLSDICQTITDGDHQSPPKADKGIPFLVISNISQGQLDFNNTRYVPEDYYQSIQTHRKPEKGDIIYSVVGSYGIPVLVNTENRFCFQRHIALLKPIRLLSSGCLLYALKSEFVFTQATKVATGTAQLTVTLSGLRRIKVPLIPAAEQQEIVRRIQSLFGTADKIEQQYQEAQAYLDQLNQSILAKAFRGELVPQDPNDEPASVLLERIRAGRQKREAEAKTAKKSTGKKGGRGSKKAQEHEVEATQLEFPLE; from the coding sequence ATGTTCAATGAAAATACTAATCTTCCTGACGGTTGGGTTCTTACAACTCTTGGTCAGTTAGGCGAATGGTCGAGTGGTGGTACACCTTCGCGCTCCCATTCTGAATACTATGGAGGCGATATTCCTTGGATTAAGACAGGAAATTTACCTGATGGTTTAATTGAAGAAATTGACGAAAATATTACTTGGGAAGGTTTGGCCAATAGTTCAGCTAAAGTTTTTCCAAAAAATAGCTTAATTGTGGCAATGTACGGTGCGACGATTGGAAAGCTTGGAATTCTAAAGGAATCCGCTGCAACAAATCAAGCTTGTGCCGCTTTAGTTTCAAAAAGCCTTACGACTGAAATTATTCCCTATGTATTTTATTATCTTTTAAATCGTCGTGAACACTTAAGGAGTATTGGACAAGGTGGAGCACAACCAAATATTAGTCAAACTGTTCTTAAAGAATATCCCTGTCCCCTCCCACCTCTCAACGAACAACGCCGCATAGTTGCCAAGATTGAGGCGTTGAAGGCTCGGAGCCAGCGGGTGAAGGAGGAACTTGAGGCGATTCCCACCCTCTTAGACCAGTTCCGTCAATCAGTCCTCGCCGCCGCTTTCCGTGGCGACCTCACCGCTGATTGGCGAGAGAAAAACCCTGATGTTGAACCTGCATCAGAACTTTTGAAGCGAATTCAAGAAGGAACTTCTAAGGGCAAAACTAAAAAAAGAGTTGACAATGCTCTTCCCGACCCATTTGAACTACCAGATGAATGGCTCTGGGTAAGTTTGTCCGATATTTGTCAAACCATTACTGATGGCGATCATCAATCTCCTCCGAAAGCAGATAAGGGAATTCCGTTTTTAGTTATTTCTAATATTAGTCAAGGGCAGCTAGATTTTAATAATACTCGCTATGTGCCTGAAGATTATTATCAGTCAATTCAGACGCATAGAAAACCAGAAAAAGGCGACATTATCTATTCAGTTGTTGGGTCTTATGGGATTCCTGTGTTAGTTAATACTGAGAATAGATTCTGTTTTCAAAGACATATTGCCTTATTAAAACCAATCCGCTTACTTAGTAGTGGCTGTCTGTTGTATGCTCTAAAATCTGAGTTTGTTTTCACACAAGCTACTAAAGTTGCAACAGGAACAGCTCAACTGACTGTAACTCTTTCAGGTCTTCGTAGAATTAAAGTACCGCTTATCCCTGCTGCTGAACAACAAGAAATCGTTCGGCGCATTCAATCCTTATTCGGAACTGCTGACAAAATCGAACAACAATACCAAGAAGCGCAAGCCTACCTCGACCAACTCAATCAATCCATCCTCGCCAAAGCCTTCCGAGGCGAACTGGTTCCCCAAGACCCCAACGATGAGCCGGCATCCGTCCTATTAGAACGAATTCGGGCAGGCCGGCAGAAACGAGAAGCCGAAGCCAAAACCGCTAAAAAGTCCACAGGTAAAAAGGGTGGGCGGGGTAGCAAGAAAGCGCAAGAGCACGAGGTAGAAGCCACTCAGCTAGAGTTTCCATTAGAATAG